From a single Polynucleobacter asymbioticus QLW-P1DMWA-1 genomic region:
- a CDS encoding two-partner secretion domain-containing protein translates to MKRTKSVLTHSLFLIAYAGLSHAAAPVPAPTAKTLPTGGQVVAGSATISSSSTANTAVMNINQTSQRAVVNWDSFNVGKNATVNFNQPNSSAVTLNRVTGGNASVINGAIHANGQVVLVNENGVVFGKGAQVNAAAVTASTLNIADQEFMDGKSTYKDDGIGVGSNAGKIINKGKIQTNNDNGEGGFIALLAPEVRNQGYLLAQKGGTVAIGSGSQITLHIQGQTLVAIKVDESVYNGLITNKRIIEAPGGLVVLATGAANQLMAGVIKNTGRIAANSLESNGGVIELVAKNITQSGQVSANSQTKEGGQVNLVASEITLTKNSKTTATGAAGGGQVNIGLASTQVSGGAQVNTPTPVAIKANANQAAQTNQLANTVAVQESATIDTSATQTGNGGSIAIWSKVQTTVAGILKSMGGAILGNGGFIETSSQGQVVLAPTASINTSANNPTGKAGTWLLDPIDLIINSDAANVIANALANTNVTIAVTNSTTACPIGSCTQTNVSGANSSLTIASGADILKLGTNYTTLTLSSEGIFNLNANISGQNLDVIISSSIAYLNVGSSINASKVTVQAQTIYSAGSIQTSNYLLGANPGSLGNAIALLAQAIYVSGRLSANAIGKVAGSITLTANTIKLYPNAVLEANGDEGGQITVAANDSLWSSATVQANGGNGRGGTLSLTAANDQYFDQSALQANGTTDGGAITITTQSGDISFANSLIQTNGSTGRGGSISLSATNITQIANSNISANGYSQGGTILIGNDASNGSLPFSMATTIDEKTAINAAQLDPNPTNQHGGFIETSGHTLNLLATINAGRGGMWLLDPNDISIEALPVLGGTPFAYVSGSSYTYTAGASSVVYTALITSALATADVIITTASGNITVNGAISGVRSLTLLASSGNIQLNAGIQLTGAGSSIVLKASGYISTAGANTYLTNGGDVIFWSNTGNVTSTTATNANFIYLDSGTKLMTVGGAIYLAGGLPSIGTTSNGNNYPTGYAFTGSVNSGVLLGSYAGNGIPIIIKSDGGNIVIAGQTTNTNLPGFSSQSSLLIDSGMGTISLTGTAHNGHGIELGYGSAYSNIVITSASSSPTAIQINGTTDGGSGYKGFWAIHLAGSATPGVLIQATGFGGGVSLTGINTPSGIGVYLSDIAILANNGPIQINSTALVTQSTSSFLGACSGTANPCASFAIGDNTYTPITNSSSNIAINVDARNAGGVSWNGVLTVDTTGGLTIAPYTTDGWATTPFTWSGSNALSGGIATFTADANSFIGVADKLMIKKITSLTIGASDSTNTVNINQDTGPFGNLSVHAGNININAPIHWVSDEAINLISSGNISVNADLVGPSSGLTAVYGGTYSCSVCSSYYVLLNPGSSVYGSVPNLTYGIYTSAAGTTLASSAISSLVSGTASWSGVMPDSTSSVGSYPLSYSSGLSISSLSYSLIAGNLNNWTITPAPLGIKVTATYTSGSVFTPSNSVIAATGLMAGQTITSLQANSSNVGPGNFVTTSGLIGAGGFLASNYAMYAGSEVGNSGVLAGGLYSGTVSGATNSGGTNTVNINRANLAITANPSPSGNVYNGNAYNGSYITNALGSDQGLMTISGVATGVNAGTYTSNLAVNGAVLSNYNTPVITNANLVISPKPITITDIASRTIYDGVTNYATLMANAGYTLSSALVGSDTIGAINQTASSVGGTSFSGIAQAGIFFSTPSAAVLSIGNANNYLFSYATASNTVAKASLTIAAIPNLTGNVYNGSTYNGTYVTNALGSDQGLMTISGIASGVDAGIYTSNLAVSGSVLSNYNSPVIRNANLVITPAPLVIKANDLARVAGTAFYGGNGVTYTGLLNGESPSVLSGVLTYSGSAQGASNAGAYVIQPGGLTSQNYSIGFISGVLVNTPQPVVNAITPPPPPPPPPMVFSIAPPPPPPAAAAMVSIAPPPPAAEAGSGGREVAPPPVAAAMVAAPDGGIALAPAPAAPPPTASAPPPAAPSGANPSNTPSSSTNTDASSNKPSEGKPNGTNSKGERIGKYDARRLAESKEAKEGKGGSDKPGSKKAEPGVNGETPPKYAGKYANGFRAAEKAAGKDGANKSLASNKANPPREGKYSNRVNALNNGSASASAAMAAAAMSQHQFSSTGLPPLPGAPAEAATPTILRGGDSLTQSYDDVPSIRNSGVANAGRSRNTENYHESLESVNLMSTLNLFIVH, encoded by the coding sequence TTGAAGCGGACGAAGAGCGTACTGACACATTCTCTTTTTCTGATAGCGTATGCAGGACTCTCTCACGCAGCCGCTCCCGTGCCAGCACCCACAGCAAAAACCCTCCCCACCGGCGGTCAGGTAGTCGCTGGCAGCGCCACAATTAGTTCTTCATCCACAGCGAATACTGCTGTGATGAATATCAACCAAACCTCACAAAGAGCAGTAGTGAACTGGGATAGTTTTAACGTTGGTAAAAACGCCACGGTGAACTTTAATCAACCGAACTCTTCTGCAGTCACTCTCAATCGCGTGACGGGTGGTAATGCTTCAGTCATTAATGGCGCCATCCACGCTAATGGCCAAGTCGTACTCGTTAATGAAAACGGGGTGGTCTTTGGTAAGGGTGCGCAGGTTAATGCAGCAGCAGTCACTGCCTCTACTCTGAACATCGCCGATCAAGAGTTCATGGATGGTAAGAGTACTTACAAAGATGATGGCATTGGAGTAGGTTCAAATGCCGGCAAGATCATCAATAAAGGCAAGATCCAAACCAATAATGACAATGGTGAAGGTGGCTTTATTGCTCTATTAGCCCCAGAAGTGCGTAACCAAGGTTATCTCTTAGCCCAAAAAGGCGGCACGGTTGCTATTGGCTCTGGCTCTCAAATCACTCTGCATATCCAAGGCCAAACTTTAGTAGCCATCAAAGTCGATGAGAGTGTCTATAACGGCCTGATCACCAATAAACGCATTATCGAAGCCCCCGGTGGTTTAGTGGTTTTGGCTACTGGAGCAGCCAATCAACTGATGGCAGGAGTCATTAAGAACACAGGCCGCATTGCTGCCAATAGCTTAGAGAGCAACGGCGGGGTGATTGAGTTGGTAGCTAAAAACATCACCCAATCTGGGCAAGTGAGCGCAAATAGCCAAACCAAAGAGGGTGGTCAAGTCAATCTGGTTGCTAGTGAGATTACGCTTACTAAGAACTCCAAGACCACAGCCACTGGCGCAGCCGGTGGGGGCCAAGTCAATATTGGTTTAGCTAGCACCCAAGTATCTGGTGGTGCCCAAGTCAACACCCCAACTCCAGTGGCAATCAAGGCCAATGCCAACCAAGCAGCCCAAACGAATCAGCTAGCCAATACGGTTGCTGTGCAAGAGAGCGCCACAATTGATACTTCAGCTACCCAAACAGGTAACGGCGGATCGATTGCGATCTGGTCCAAGGTACAAACCACAGTGGCTGGCATCCTTAAATCCATGGGCGGGGCAATCTTAGGTAACGGCGGCTTTATCGAAACCAGCTCCCAAGGCCAAGTTGTTCTAGCCCCAACGGCAAGCATCAATACCAGCGCAAACAACCCAACTGGCAAAGCCGGCACTTGGCTCTTAGATCCGATTGACCTGATCATCAACAGTGATGCTGCCAATGTAATCGCCAACGCCTTAGCAAACACCAATGTGACCATTGCAGTTACCAACAGCACCACTGCTTGCCCCATTGGAAGTTGTACTCAAACTAATGTCAGTGGCGCCAACAGCAGTCTGACTATTGCTAGTGGCGCCGATATCCTCAAATTGGGCACCAACTACACCACGCTCACTCTCTCATCAGAAGGCATCTTTAATCTCAATGCCAATATCAGTGGTCAGAATCTTGATGTGATCATCAGCTCTTCGATTGCCTATCTGAACGTAGGTAGCTCCATTAATGCCTCCAAAGTAACCGTCCAAGCTCAAACAATCTATAGCGCTGGCAGCATCCAAACCAGTAATTACCTCCTAGGCGCAAACCCAGGATCTTTAGGTAATGCCATCGCCTTATTAGCCCAAGCCATTTATGTGTCAGGCAGACTATCAGCTAATGCCATAGGCAAAGTAGCTGGCAGCATTACGCTCACCGCCAACACTATCAAGCTATATCCAAATGCAGTGTTAGAAGCCAATGGTGATGAAGGTGGCCAAATTACGGTTGCTGCCAATGACTCCCTCTGGAGTAGCGCTACAGTGCAAGCCAATGGTGGAAACGGTAGGGGAGGAACACTGTCCTTAACCGCAGCAAACGATCAATACTTTGACCAATCGGCATTACAAGCAAACGGCACTACCGATGGTGGCGCCATCACGATCACTACCCAAAGTGGTGACATCTCCTTTGCTAACTCCCTCATCCAAACCAACGGCTCGACTGGTCGTGGCGGTAGCATTAGCCTATCGGCTACTAACATTACCCAAATTGCTAACAGCAATATCAGCGCAAACGGGTACTCCCAAGGTGGCACAATATTAATAGGCAATGACGCTAGTAACGGTTCATTGCCTTTTTCTATGGCGACCACCATTGATGAAAAGACCGCTATCAATGCAGCCCAGTTAGACCCCAATCCCACCAACCAACACGGTGGTTTTATTGAAACCTCGGGTCACACTCTAAACCTGCTGGCAACTATTAATGCTGGTAGAGGGGGGATGTGGTTGTTGGATCCGAATGATATTTCAATAGAGGCGCTACCAGTTTTAGGTGGGACACCCTTTGCATATGTAAGTGGCTCTTCATACACCTATACGGCAGGGGCTAGTAGCGTGGTGTATACCGCCCTGATTACTTCTGCCCTGGCTACTGCGGATGTCATCATTACTACAGCGTCAGGCAATATTACTGTTAACGGTGCGATTAGCGGAGTTCGCTCATTAACCCTTCTTGCTAGCTCTGGAAATATTCAATTAAATGCAGGTATTCAGTTAACCGGTGCAGGATCCTCCATTGTTCTAAAGGCAAGTGGTTATATCTCTACTGCTGGTGCAAATACCTATTTGACCAATGGTGGCGATGTCATTTTTTGGTCTAACACTGGAAATGTAACTAGTACTACCGCAACAAATGCCAATTTTATTTACCTTGATTCAGGTACAAAACTTATGACTGTCGGGGGCGCCATTTATCTTGCAGGTGGCTTACCTTCTATAGGTACTACATCTAATGGAAACAACTATCCAACTGGGTATGCATTTACTGGCAGTGTAAATTCTGGAGTTCTATTGGGGTCTTATGCTGGTAACGGCATTCCCATCATCATCAAGTCTGATGGCGGCAATATAGTGATTGCTGGACAAACAACTAATACTAATCTGCCGGGCTTTAGTAGCCAATCTTCTCTGTTGATTGATTCAGGAATGGGCACAATTTCGCTAACGGGAACTGCACATAATGGCCATGGTATTGAGTTGGGCTATGGCTCTGCTTATTCAAATATTGTGATTACTTCCGCGTCATCGTCACCCACAGCAATTCAGATCAACGGGACGACAGATGGCGGTTCGGGCTATAAAGGCTTCTGGGCGATCCATCTTGCTGGCTCCGCTACGCCAGGTGTTTTAATTCAGGCAACAGGATTTGGAGGTGGTGTTTCACTTACTGGAATCAATACGCCAAGTGGTATTGGGGTGTATTTAAGCGATATTGCCATTCTTGCGAACAATGGCCCAATTCAAATCAATTCAACCGCCCTTGTAACTCAATCGACCTCATCGTTTCTCGGGGCTTGTTCAGGCACTGCGAATCCTTGTGCTTCTTTCGCCATAGGTGACAATACATACACGCCAATTACTAACTCTTCTTCTAATATTGCAATTAATGTGGATGCTAGGAATGCAGGCGGGGTCTCTTGGAACGGGGTATTGACTGTTGATACCACCGGCGGTCTAACAATTGCACCCTACACAACTGACGGCTGGGCCACAACCCCATTTACATGGTCTGGAAGCAATGCTCTCTCGGGTGGAATAGCTACATTTACTGCAGATGCAAATAGTTTCATTGGCGTAGCTGATAAGCTAATGATTAAGAAAATTACTAGTCTTACTATTGGTGCATCCGACTCCACCAATACGGTGAATATTAACCAAGACACCGGCCCCTTTGGAAATCTCTCAGTTCATGCCGGAAATATCAATATTAATGCGCCAATCCATTGGGTATCTGATGAAGCTATCAATTTGATTTCATCTGGCAATATTTCCGTTAATGCTGATTTAGTCGGCCCCTCAAGTGGGTTAACTGCTGTCTATGGCGGCACTTATTCTTGCTCTGTTTGTTCCTCTTACTATGTACTTTTAAATCCGGGTTCCAGCGTTTACGGTAGCGTACCAAATCTGACTTACGGAATTTATACTAGCGCCGCAGGGACAACATTAGCTTCAAGCGCAATTTCTAGCCTTGTTTCTGGTACGGCTAGTTGGAGTGGAGTCATGCCCGACTCAACTTCTTCAGTTGGATCCTATCCTTTAAGTTACTCATCTGGACTTTCTATCTCTAGTTTGTCTTATAGTCTGATTGCAGGTAATCTAAACAATTGGACTATTACTCCAGCACCATTGGGTATTAAAGTTACTGCAACATACACGAGCGGTAGTGTATTTACTCCCAGCAATAGCGTTATTGCAGCAACTGGTTTAATGGCAGGGCAGACCATTACGAGTCTTCAGGCGAACTCTTCTAATGTAGGCCCTGGAAATTTTGTAACTACCAGTGGATTGATTGGGGCAGGCGGTTTTCTAGCTAGCAACTATGCGATGTATGCTGGAAGTGAGGTAGGGAATTCTGGGGTGTTGGCTGGCGGTTTATACAGCGGGACAGTATCGGGCGCTACAAATTCAGGCGGAACAAACACCGTCAATATTAATAGAGCTAACCTCGCCATTACTGCTAATCCTAGCCCCTCTGGAAATGTGTATAACGGCAACGCATACAACGGTAGTTACATAACCAATGCCTTGGGATCTGACCAGGGATTGATGACCATCTCAGGCGTTGCTACTGGAGTTAATGCTGGAACTTATACCTCTAACTTAGCTGTTAATGGCGCTGTCCTCTCTAACTACAACACGCCGGTAATTACTAATGCGAATTTAGTGATCTCACCAAAACCAATTACGATTACCGATATTGCAAGTCGTACCATTTACGATGGTGTAACAAATTACGCCACCTTGATGGCTAATGCGGGTTATACACTGAGCTCAGCATTGGTGGGTAGCGATACGATTGGTGCAATCAATCAAACAGCTTCATCAGTTGGTGGTACTTCATTTTCTGGTATCGCTCAGGCTGGTATTTTCTTTAGCACTCCGAGCGCCGCTGTTTTATCAATTGGTAATGCCAATAACTACCTTTTCTCTTATGCAACTGCTAGCAATACTGTTGCCAAGGCTAGCCTCACCATTGCTGCAATACCCAATCTCACGGGGAACGTTTACAACGGCTCTACTTATAACGGTACCTATGTAACAAATGCTTTGGGCTCTGATCAAGGCTTGATGACTATCTCAGGTATTGCTTCTGGAGTTGATGCTGGAATCTATACCTCTAATTTAGCAGTTAGCGGTTCAGTGCTATCTAACTACAACAGTCCAGTGATTAGAAATGCGAATTTAGTGATCACTCCTGCGCCGTTAGTTATCAAAGCGAATGACTTAGCAAGAGTGGCAGGGACTGCTTTTTATGGCGGTAATGGTGTGACCTATACCGGTCTCCTGAATGGGGAGTCACCCTCAGTACTCTCAGGGGTATTAACGTATTCTGGATCAGCTCAAGGCGCAAGTAATGCGGGGGCTTATGTAATCCAACCCGGCGGTTTGACTAGTCAAAATTATTCTATCGGATTTATTAGCGGTGTTTTAGTGAATACTCCACAGCCAGTGGTTAATGCGATTACTCCGCCACCGCCGCCTCCACCTCCTCCAATGGTTTTTAGTATTGCGCCTCCTCCACCCCCACCGGCAGCAGCTGCGATGGTGTCCATAGCCCCGCCACCACCTGCTGCTGAAGCTGGGTCCGGGGGACGAGAAGTTGCTCCTCCACCTGTCGCTGCTGCAATGGTTGCAGCGCCTGATGGTGGAATTGCCTTGGCACCTGCACCAGCAGCTCCGCCACCAACTGCTTCTGCACCACCACCTGCAGCTCCCTCAGGCGCAAATCCATCAAATACTCCTAGTTCATCTACCAATACGGATGCATCGAGTAATAAGCCGTCAGAAGGTAAACCAAATGGCACGAACTCAAAAGGAGAGCGTATTGGAAAATATGACGCTCGAAGATTGGCGGAATCAAAAGAAGCCAAAGAGGGTAAGGGTGGATCTGATAAACCTGGTTCTAAAAAAGCAGAACCTGGAGTGAATGGGGAAACCCCTCCTAAATATGCTGGTAAATATGCTAATGGTTTCCGGGCTGCTGAAAAGGCTGCTGGAAAAGATGGCGCCAATAAGTCATTGGCTTCAAATAAGGCTAACCCTCCTAGAGAGGGAAAATACAGCAACCGAGTAAATGCGCTTAATAATGGTTCAGCGTCAGCTTCAGCTGCAATGGCAGCGGCCGCGATGTCACAACATCAATTCTCCTCAACTGGCTTACCCCCTTTACCAGGGGCTCCTGCTGAGGCAGCCACCCCAACAATATTGCGGGGCGGCGATAGCTTAACCCAGTCTTATGATGATGTACCATCGATACGTAATTCAGGGGTTGCTAATGCGGGACGTTCACGGAATACGGAAAATTACCATGAGAGTCTTGAGTCGGTTAATTTAATGTCGACACTGAATTTATTTATAGTCCATTAG
- a CDS encoding penicillin acylase family protein — MRTIVTSAGLRKILCPLIWLTGIACVLCLTIAIIYLSSAKSTPGGKTIIKGLADPVVITFDEADIPHIKAKSQADALFALGYLHASERSWQMEINRRLASGRLSEILGDKTVKIDRFIRTLGIKRTAERQYDHYPITIKRDLQAYADGVNAGNANLGWALPIEYFLTGSKPGHWSPTDSVAWMLMMSYDLGGNWSKELLRFELSQYLSTKQVWEVVQPYTPGELVTDADFAKMYRELNVFNTPSKEPSPRPNNLPSTELSSNDLPGGKDGIGSNNWALSGKLTASGKPLLANDPHLGLSAPSIWYFAHLDAPGMNVIGATLPGIPAVVLGRTDQFAWTYTNTNPDVQDLYIEQIDSKNPGMYRGPDGPLPFKVRQEIIDIKDSTPLTFLVKETRHGPVISDSYARAARSLDTSRFVFALRWTALDDENQSIAGLLAMNRAKDLDSFKQALRMNYAPMQNVVMADVDGNIAYQAAGVSPKRVLQHGLYGVAPALGWDKQYDWTGYIPFDQLPSSNNPEQGWIATANQRIIASNDPNPLTADWELPARYERIKELIQAKPTHDLNSMKAMQGDVLSLGATPLLELFKSSQPTHPLGKQALEITKDFNGSMQLDSASALIFNAWADQLTRNLFSRLGKIFTDSYGARNFREPLIRLTQNPDSPWCDDPKTTQIESCLDSSSNAFDKALTYLSKEYGNDPTKWKWGNAHIAVSEHRPLSKVAILGDFFNISTEVPGDGFTINIGRLELGETNTRYQTMQAPSMRTIYDLSDLEKSLFIYQSGQSGWVQSKLYRNMNPLWAKNEYLPLQMKPEKSTRTLELMNK; from the coding sequence ATGAGAACCATTGTCACTTCAGCAGGCCTACGCAAAATCTTGTGCCCTCTGATTTGGTTAACAGGCATCGCTTGCGTACTCTGTCTTACGATTGCCATCATCTATCTTTCCTCCGCCAAATCTACACCCGGGGGAAAAACGATTATTAAAGGTCTTGCCGATCCAGTTGTCATCACTTTTGATGAAGCAGACATTCCACACATCAAAGCGAAATCACAGGCTGATGCCCTATTTGCTCTAGGTTATCTACATGCATCAGAACGCTCTTGGCAAATGGAAATTAATCGCCGTCTTGCAAGCGGTCGTCTCTCTGAAATTCTGGGTGATAAGACCGTCAAGATTGATCGCTTTATTAGAACCTTAGGAATTAAGCGCACAGCCGAACGTCAATATGATCACTACCCCATCACTATTAAACGTGATCTTCAAGCATATGCTGATGGTGTCAATGCAGGTAATGCCAACTTAGGCTGGGCACTGCCGATTGAATATTTTCTAACAGGCTCTAAGCCTGGACATTGGTCACCAACAGATAGCGTCGCCTGGATGTTGATGATGAGTTATGACTTAGGTGGAAACTGGAGTAAAGAATTATTACGCTTCGAACTTTCTCAATACTTAAGCACCAAACAAGTCTGGGAGGTTGTTCAACCATACACGCCTGGTGAGCTTGTAACAGATGCGGATTTTGCAAAAATGTATCGAGAGCTCAATGTATTTAATACGCCCTCAAAGGAGCCTTCTCCACGACCAAATAATTTACCCTCTACAGAATTAAGCTCCAATGATTTACCCGGAGGTAAGGATGGCATTGGTTCAAATAACTGGGCACTGAGTGGCAAGCTCACTGCCAGTGGTAAACCTTTGTTGGCCAATGACCCCCATTTGGGTCTATCCGCACCTTCAATTTGGTATTTCGCGCATCTAGATGCGCCAGGAATGAATGTGATTGGAGCAACTTTACCTGGTATACCCGCCGTAGTTTTGGGGAGAACCGATCAGTTTGCCTGGACTTATACCAACACAAATCCCGATGTTCAAGATTTATATATTGAGCAAATTGATTCAAAAAATCCTGGCATGTATCGCGGTCCCGATGGCCCCTTACCATTCAAAGTTCGCCAAGAAATTATTGACATCAAAGACTCAACTCCATTGACTTTCTTGGTGAAAGAAACCAGACATGGCCCTGTTATTTCTGATTCTTATGCGCGGGCAGCACGATCTTTAGACACCAGTCGATTTGTATTTGCACTTCGCTGGACAGCGCTTGATGATGAAAATCAGTCAATTGCCGGCCTTCTCGCAATGAATCGTGCCAAGGACTTGGACTCCTTTAAGCAAGCATTGCGAATGAATTACGCCCCCATGCAAAACGTCGTCATGGCCGATGTAGATGGCAATATTGCTTATCAAGCAGCAGGTGTATCCCCAAAAAGGGTACTGCAACATGGCTTGTATGGCGTGGCTCCAGCTCTTGGCTGGGATAAACAATATGATTGGACCGGCTACATACCTTTTGACCAATTGCCGAGCAGCAATAATCCTGAGCAAGGCTGGATTGCTACAGCGAACCAAAGAATCATTGCATCTAACGACCCCAACCCTCTAACGGCCGACTGGGAGTTGCCGGCGCGCTATGAACGAATTAAAGAACTCATTCAAGCAAAACCTACGCATGACCTCAATTCAATGAAGGCAATGCAAGGAGATGTCCTATCGCTAGGAGCCACGCCACTTTTAGAATTATTTAAATCTAGCCAACCAACACACCCACTCGGTAAACAAGCGCTTGAGATCACCAAAGACTTTAACGGCAGTATGCAGTTAGACAGTGCCTCAGCACTCATCTTTAATGCTTGGGCGGATCAACTGACTCGTAATTTGTTTTCTAGACTGGGTAAGATTTTCACGGATAGTTATGGTGCACGAAATTTTCGTGAACCACTCATCAGGCTCACTCAAAATCCAGATAGTCCTTGGTGTGATGATCCCAAAACAACGCAAATAGAAAGCTGCCTAGATTCTTCTAGCAACGCGTTTGATAAGGCTCTTACCTATTTGAGTAAAGAATATGGCAACGATCCCACCAAATGGAAATGGGGCAACGCGCATATTGCTGTTTCCGAGCATCGTCCATTAAGTAAGGTAGCTATTCTGGGGGATTTTTTTAATATATCTACCGAAGTTCCTGGTGATGGTTTCACAATCAATATTGGCAGACTTGAATTGGGGGAAACCAATACTCGTTATCAAACCATGCAAGCACCCAGCATGCGCACTATTTACGACCTATCCGATCTTGAGAAGTCTCTATTTATCTACCAATCCGGTCAATCTGGCTGGGTCCAAAGCAAGCTTTACCGCAATATGAATCCTTTATGGGCCAAAAATGAATACCTGCCATTGCAGATGAAGCCCGAAAAGAGCACTCGCACCTTAGAATTAATGAATAAATAA